The genomic interval TAATATAGAGcttaattctttatttatactcttttacattcatgtCTCTTTGTTGGAGCCTCTAGAGTTTGTTTATTAGCTCCCTATGATAGTAGGAAGGCATGTGTCTTCTTCTCATGGCACTTTTCAAGTTATTCCAATAATTGACTTGAGGAAAATTAGAAAgtcttttctctctcactagGGAAGTCCATCAATATATGGCATTCCCTTAGAAGCTTAAGGCTGCTAGGGAGACCTTTATCTCTTCACTTAGTTTATGACACTTAAAAAGTTATGCTACTTTTATTTCCCAATCTAAGTAAGCTCCAACATCTTTCTTCCCATAGAAATAAGAGAGGTTTACCTTAGCTCTCTTGGTTAGCTCTCTCTTTCACGCTTCCTTCTTTGCACTTTATGTGGAGGAGGTTGATAGTATTGAGTAGTAAGCCTATTGATAACTCCGTAGTTTATTTTCCAATGGAGGTGATCTCGATGACGTTGGGGTCACTTGATCAAGACAAGCAGAATCTTGTGGTTGTCGGTCGAAATTGAAACTTCAGCGATAGTGACGGTGACAAGTGGCGGCGACTGTAATGGCAATGACAATTGTAGTGGACAGGGATGACgaaaatttttagaaagaaCCTTAGACTCTAGAAATCATGTTGAACGTAGTGaaacattaataaaagaaatatgagcTATGTCCAAAATACAAactaaagaataataacaaaactAATCATCCAAGATATCTAACAAATAACATCATTCATCAAAACATCGAAgctaataaatttttacataaacTATTTAAGATCTTTAACATttgacaattaacaattaatgcAACAGTAAATGCATGTAACCTACCTCTTTACCTaaaacctctatttataggtttcaGAGTAGGTTTTTTTTATTAGCGTTCACCTAATTAAGACCCAATTGTGTGTAATCATACTTTACTCTTAAGGTGATAAGCATTAAAGTTAATGTACTTGATTAGATTCATGATTGACTTATTTATTTGGCGGCCAACCGGATTCATTAATAGCTTATTAGATTATCTGGATTATGGTTGATCATTTGGTTTATCATTGATTGAGCAGTCATACACTATAGAGACTAAGACTTTTATCAACCTTAATctataacattttcattagtTGGATTTTTATGTTACTTTGAGTGATCAAGAACGTCATATTAATTAACACCTATATTAGCCAACTTTGCAAGGGCATGTCAAAATAACTAAACAATCTAGTGTTTTTAGTTtgaacaaaaacacaaactagACTCTTACGTAATGTTATAGCGTGTGACCTAAGAAGGACTCATTCAAGATGCAACCAATTTCATATATGCATTAAATATTGGTATTTATTATAGACTTTGGGTGCATATTAGGTATATGATCTGTGTCTAAGGACATCATAAGCATATTAAGGTTTTTCTTAAAACTAATTCAAGATGTGTTTTCCATTTGACAGACCAACttaatcaaatcaaaccaaaacaAGCATGTGAAACATCAAGAGAagaaattgtcaaaatattttcatcttttttcattttattttagtattcaTTCTTAGATTTGGCTAGGATATAAAACCCTTGACCTATTCatatgtatcttttttttttcttatcttgcCCCATTTacttgaaaaaacaaaacaaaaaaaaaggtataagagaaaatagaaatagaagaATTCAACAAAGATCAAGGTCAAGTAAGAAGGCttgtaacttttgtttttcctaTTTCAATTCTAAACTCATATATACATCCAAATACACTTCCATAGAAGGAAAATGCAAAACTCCTTACCAAATCACTCttgaaaacagaaaaaacatCCTAGTGAACTTTTCCCGTACCACTTTGTCCCTTTTCTAACCTAATTAACCAATTTCTCTACTCATCTCACTATTATGTCACATCTCATATTCTCATGCATGCATCAACCTCTCTAACCCTAACAATATTATACATTTGTGGTGCATGCCACATGTTTGAACATTCACCTATGcacactaaatcacttaaagcTTGATTCCCTTtaacaccaccaccatcaccatgCATAGAAATCCTCATCCATCAAGATTTCAAAGGcaatttttcttcactttctcaggTCTGAACTACTTCTTCCTTGGACTTTCTTGTTACTTCTGGCCAACTTcttcataataataatgttctcagttttttttctcaatctcaACCGCTTCTTCAAAACGAACATGGCGTTCTCCACCATCTTCATCAGGAGCACTTTCAGCACCAGGTTTGGTCACAATATTTGTTAGGGCAATATTTTCAGAAGCAGGAGCAACCTCACCATGGTTACCATTACCAAATTGGCCATGGATGGGTTTAATAAAACATCTATACATATAAATGAGAAGCCAAAAACACCATGGTATTGTAACCAAGGTCATGCCAGCAATCAGATATAAATAAACCAATCTTGAATctgaatatattaaatacataCAAAGAAAAGCACCTCCTGCAGCAGTGCATGCCAGAATCAACGCATAGATGAGATATACTCTAACATCTCCATTTCTATCTCCCATTGAAAaggaagataatgatgatgatgaagaagaagacgatCAATCAATAACAATTCTCTTTCTATATTTACGCCAATCTCTTTCTTGTTTCGTTTTTTCTTACACAATTTTGCAGAAATTCGAGAATGGTTTGTTGGGAATCAAACGTTAGCAGTTTCAATGAAAGGGATAAATTTGAAGCGTTGAAATCGGGAGATATATGCTTTGTTGGACAAGCAAATGTTACGCTTCAATAGGctgaatatttaatttatgtaacttttcgtgttattttttttttcttacaaaccatgtattattagtttaatctcaagtttctaattctttttttatgtgTAACGTGCACTAGTAGCCTTAGAGTATTTAAAAATTAGCAAAAGaattgatataatataaataatgtatagGTTTTTAAAAGACATATTAGCTGGATGGAGAAGGAGAAaataaaacagagaaaaaaaaaaagaaactgcttaaaaagaattaaattatcttacggatataaaaagttttaaaattttctctacgttttaaattttaaatcttccatttcaatatttttactcatcccaactcaaaggatgatattattattactattattgagattaaaagtataaaaaggaGATTTCTATAGTTTCTGATATTGTTATAACATTAATTATCTAACAAGATAGAAGGTAATATGgatattttcaattcaaattttgaatttagcACTCCTTGTTTTGCTAGAAATATAATGAACAACTGGTAAGATTtggtcattttttaattcaagaaaatttcaaattagtcactagtgcaaaaatgctaTTTAATGTCGGTTAATTTGGGTTTTTAATGTCACTTTCACAACCGACATCTATACgtgtgacgtctatgggacgccGCAATTCTTCCgaatcgacgtctatatagacgtcagttaacgatatccaccgacgtctaattatactatataaacgtctgcttatactcacaccgacgtctaattactctatatagacgtccacctatgcttAAACCGatgtcaacatgaatatatagaagttgtaaatgacactaaccgacgtctatatttcttatagacgtcggaccatgcactaaccgacgtttaacaacggcgttgtgttttagtgcagttttgatccagaatttcggtagcattgtgtaacactctcctctcacTAGTTTCCCCataaaaaaagcttgcgtcttttgaatcttctatgacattcaacccaaaaccgaatctgggtccatgactacttctcATTATTCAActgcaaaggaaaaaaaattacggtgatacgagaactagacaaggacccaagttccattttggttcggaagccatagaaaactcaaaagatcgccactcttcttgtgaggaaacaagcaaagggagaatgttacactatgttacccaaagaaaggatcaaaactgcactaaaacacaacacaaaaaaagcaaattttaatcagttgaacgacaagataatcgataaaaaactaaagaaagtttaaacggtaaagcataaaaaaaaaccacgcacttgggatgcaagagagaaaaaggagaggacgaagacaatgacgttatgagaaaccataatgcaatgccgcaagagataaaaagtagaggtgcgcaagcgagtaaaagaagaggagaagcagagaaaaaggagaagagatgaagacgcgatcagaaactgaatggcgataagagtctgcggtctatttaaaatgaaatggggcatCGGTTgatccagaaaccgacgtctatagacgtcggtgtttcaggggattcgacgtctattctacgtcaaagaagctgaaaagattgacgtttgatttcctgtcagggtagttcacgtcagTGCCCCTCCtacccgacgtctaaattgaagaatttttgtcttcccgccttccagacaggccttagacgtcgtcgTTTGACTAtctgacgtctaagcgcctgggaattaggtgaataGCATTAATTGTATACagggatccgacgtctaaagctgaaccggttgacgtttgatttcctgtcagtgacttgATCGTCAGTGCCCTTTTCTAGCCGACGTCGAATTAACtatcttatcacatacctcaggcaattgaaCGTCGGTTTtcggcaggtgcgacgtctatgatgtcatagacgtcgcctaacagcgaaactgacgtctagttttccaatatatttacgataatgccaccgtgcagtaatagacATCGGTTTCTCACGAAATCGATGTCTAATGGGTGTCTTTAAActgcgtttttgcactagtgagtcttagaaacaagaaattttagaaaaaaaaagtagaaggaatttatcctatttatttattcactttttacttAAAcgttctttttaaattaaagtttgttttggtaaatttttaaaacatttaattttatttaaaatcatttctcaggtctaataaaaacatatatttataaaataaaatattttctaaaattaatttaatctacATAAAATTCTTTTAGTGATatgcaaaaaatgaaaaaatatatatactaacttgcaaaatatataaaaaaaaaacttcttatATAGAATTgagaattaaaagaatatagaCTATTAGATATATTTCAATTGTTAAATGCATGACCCTTTTTTTCATTGATCATGTGAGacgttaaataaattttaagctTTACCATGATGTATGGTTatatggttcaattttatttttgtatttaatcaaaataagaaaatgatgatCACTTGTTTTTGTATGGTTTTGGTGTCCTTGTTTTAGAGGTGTAATGTGACTTTAATGTGCCCTTTTATTGGATGATTTTAAAGTGATTTTATAGT from Vigna radiata var. radiata cultivar VC1973A chromosome 9, Vradiata_ver6, whole genome shotgun sequence carries:
- the LOC106773292 gene encoding uncharacterized protein LOC106773292; amino-acid sequence: MGDRNGDVRVYLIYALILACTAAGGAFLCMYLIYSDSRLVYLYLIAGMTLVTIPWCFWLLIYMYRCFIKPIHGQFGNGNHGEVAPASENIALTNIVTKPGAESAPDEDGGERHVRFEEAVEIEKKN